GCTCGACGAGGTGCGGGCGATCGCGCCGGGCGCCACGGTGCTCGGGGTGAGCGCCAGTGCCGAGATCGGGCTGGACGTGCTCACCGCGGTGCTCGACGGGACGGTCGCGCTGCTCGGCCCTTCCGGTGCGGGCAAATCCACCCTGGCCAACGCACTGCTGGGCCGGGAGGTGTTCGCCACCAACGAGGTTCGCGCGGCCGACAAGAAGGGCAGGCACACCACGGTGCACCGGGAGCTGCGCCCGCTGCCCGGCGGTGGCACGCTCATCGACACCCCCGGCCTGCGCGGTGTCGGCCTGTGGGATGCGGCCGAGGGCATCGGCCGTACCTTCAGCGACATCGAGGAGCTGGCGGCGCGCTGCCGGTTCTCCGATTGCGCGCACGAAGCCGAACCGGGGTGCGCGGTGCGCGAGGCCATCGAGGCCGGTGTGCTCACCGCCCGGCGGCTGGCCAGCTACCGCAAGCTGGCCAAGGAGAACGCCTGGATGGCGGCGCGTACCGACAAGCGGCTACAGGCCGAGCGTGATCGGGCCTGGCGCGGCATCGTGAAGGAACAGCGGCGCAGGTACCGCGAACGCGACAACCGGCGCTGAGAACAGGGGCATCGGAGACCCTCCGGTGCCCTTTCTCAGCGAACGCTATGCAACTAGTTGCATAGCGGCGGACTTGCCTCTACCGTGAGGACGGTGACCGCCGCGGCCAGGCGCCGCGACACGACAGCGCGTCCGGGCTCGGATGCCGACGACGAAGGAGCAGGTCGATGACGGAGAACAAGCCGCTCGCCGGCAAGACGATGATCATGTCCGGCGGCAGCAGGGGCATCGGGCTCGAGATCGCCAAGCGCGCCGCCGCCGACGGCGCCGCCATCACCCTCATCGCCAAGACCGATCAGCCGCACCCCAAGCTGCCCGGCACCATCCACACCGCCGCCGCCGAACTCGAGGCCGCGGGCGGGCAGGTGCTGCCCTTCGTCGGCGACATCCGCAGCGACGAGTCGGTGCAGCAGGCGGTGGACGCGACGGTCGCGCGCTTCGGCGGCATCGATCTCGTGGTCAACAACGCCTCGGCGATCGACCTGTCCCCCACCGACGCGCTGCCGATGAAGAAGTACGACCTGATGCAGGACATCAACTGCCGCGGCAGCTTCCTGCTGTCCAAGCTGTGCCTGCCGCACCTGCGGGAATCGGCGCGGGCGGGCCGCAACCCGCACATCCTGACCCTCTCGCCGCCGCTGAACCTGGACCCCAAGTGGGCGGGCGCCTCACTCGGCTACACCATCGCCAAGTACGGGATGTCGCTCACCACCCTGGGCTTGGCCGAGGAACTGAAGAACGACGGCATCGGCGTCAACTCGCTGTGGCCGCGCACCACCATCGC
This sequence is a window from Nocardia farcinica. Protein-coding genes within it:
- the rsgA gene encoding ribosome small subunit-dependent GTPase A, which codes for MVDHDLLVPYGWTEPVAARYAALIDPDCVPARVVRMDRSECDVVTPTGPARARCPRADSEVSGLCTGDWVSVDARGEVRALLPRHTAIVRSAASGRSEGQVLAANVDTVLICTAADGDVDLGRIERMLALVWESGAQPVVVLTKADAAEHVPLDEVRAIAPGATVLGVSASAEIGLDVLTAVLDGTVALLGPSGAGKSTLANALLGREVFATNEVRAADKKGRHTTVHRELRPLPGGGTLIDTPGLRGVGLWDAAEGIGRTFSDIEELAARCRFSDCAHEAEPGCAVREAIEAGVLTARRLASYRKLAKENAWMAARTDKRLQAERDRAWRGIVKEQRRRYRERDNRR
- a CDS encoding SDR family oxidoreductase yields the protein MTENKPLAGKTMIMSGGSRGIGLEIAKRAAADGAAITLIAKTDQPHPKLPGTIHTAAAELEAAGGQVLPFVGDIRSDESVQQAVDATVARFGGIDLVVNNASAIDLSPTDALPMKKYDLMQDINCRGSFLLSKLCLPHLRESARAGRNPHILTLSPPLNLDPKWAGASLGYTIAKYGMSLTTLGLAEELKNDGIGVNSLWPRTTIATAAVRNLLGGEEMVATSRTPDIYADAAYLVLTADAAKTTGNFFIDDEVLAAHGITDLDKYRVVPGDGPLTTDLFL